The Vulpes lagopus strain Blue_001 chromosome 6, ASM1834538v1, whole genome shotgun sequence genome has a segment encoding these proteins:
- the LOC121492749 gene encoding translation initiation factor IF-2-like translates to MQEAGGGKEVGRRGSKQRCEALGSAGPDASPHPGTGCRNPTTRPLRSVPYERISQKSGAEGPQRARRHLRGARPAAAPGSPGLLPSPPSRAGERGGSSPPPRPPRSRRLQREGTGTKAAGAPGSRGAEPPLPGPRPSPGRAGALPAGGGAGDARTRTKPRRPRAAPRASSGRRRARPHRSSAAREEEKQQPPHSSGRATGERGELELPRFPQLQTAGRGNDAARGALPASTATRKSGREGRPRGHAPAPLPPRRLAGAPPIAGARRRARGDAGARARRPGTPGGCLATATPSASPGMDKGEALASFQPPLLSLWIESVAEPEALACGDQVYSDRWLPSFCWDQHNASSLFQPFPRMLRLHSAYLMLSCELIEDAFLALNKHNPAPEYRWNRNL, encoded by the exons ATGcaggaggcgggaggcgggaaaGAGGTCGGGCGTCGGGGCAGCAAGCAGCGCTGCGAGGCGTTAGGCAGTGCAGGCCCCGACGCGTCGCCGCATCCAGGAACTGGCTGCAGAAACCCCACGACGCGGCCGCTCCGCTCCGTCCCCTACGAGCGCATCTCGCAGAAGAGCGGGGCGGAGGGGCCCCAGCGAGCGCGCCGACACCTGCGAGGGGCCCGCCCCGCCGCAGCTCCTGGGAGCCCGGGGCTCCTTCCATCGCCTCCGTCCCGCGCAGGAGAGCGCGGCGgctcgtccccccccccccgccctccccgctcCCGGCGGCTCCAGCGCGAAGGCACCGGGACAAAGGCagcgggggccccggggagccGCGGCGCGGAGCCCCCCCTTCCGGGGCCCCGGCCGAGCCCAGGGCGCGCAGGCGCGctgccggcggggggcggggcgggggacgCGCGGACTCGCACAAAGCCTCGCCGGCCCCGGGCGGCCCCGCGGGCTTCCTCGGGACGCCGCCGGGCGCGGCCGCACCGCAGCAGCGCGGCgcgagaggaagagaaacagcaGCCACCTCACAGCAGCGGAAGAGCTACGGGGGAACGGGGGGAGCTGGAGCTGCCTCGGTTTCCCCAACTGCAGACGGCCGGCCGCGGAAACGACGCCGCTCGCGGGGCGCTCCCTGCAAGCACCGCGACCCGGAAGTCGGGGAGGGAGGGCCGGCCCCGAGGCCACGCCCCCGCGCCGCTCCCGCCACGCCGATTGGCCGGAGCTCCGCCAATCGCCGGCGCCCGGAGGAGGGCGCGCGGAGACGCGGGCGCGCGTGCTCGGCGTCCTGGGACGCCCGGCGGTTGCCTGGCAACGGCCACCCCGTCGGCCTCTCCAG GAATGGACAAAGGGGAGGCCCTGGCAAGTTTCCAACCACCGCTGCTGTCTTTGTGGATTGAGAGTGTGGCTGAACCAGAGGCCCTGGCCTGCGGAGACCAGGTCTATTCTGACAG GTGGCTTCCTAGTTTTTGTTGGGACCAACACAATGCCTCGTCCTTGTTCCAACCCTTTCCGAGGATGCTAAGGCTTCATTCAGCCTACTTGATGCTTTCATGTGAATTAATAGAAGATGCATTCCTTGCTCTGAACAAACACAATCCTGCACCAGAGTACAGGTGGAACAG GAATTTGTAA